In Harmonia axyridis chromosome 6, icHarAxyr1.1, whole genome shotgun sequence, a single window of DNA contains:
- the LOC123682599 gene encoding keratin-associated protein 19-2-like, translating into MNCAVFLLACSMLIVANAAPKAGGYGLVGGGSGYYGGGYRPNYYGTGYRGYGGYGGYGGFPSYSGNGGSYRPGYGGYRPGYGGYSGYGGSPSYGLGGYDSYDYGSSGLGGYGGYGSSSLGGYGGYGSSGLGGYGGYGSSGLGGYGGYGSSGLGGYGGYGSSGLGGYGGYRPGYGTNFLGSSSGHYKR; encoded by the exons GTATTCCTTTTAGCATGTTCTATGTTGATCGTAGCCAACGCAGCTCCAAAAGCTGGTGGTTATGGTCTTGTAGGAGGAGGTAGTGGTTACTATGGTGGCGGCTACAGACCAAACTATTACGGTACAGGTTATAGGGGTTACGGAGGTTACGGTGGCTACGGAGGTTTTCCCAGTTATTCAGGAAACGGAGGAAGTTACAGACCTGGGTATGGAGGATACAGACCTGGATATGGCGGCTACAGCGGTTACGGAGGAAGTCCAA gTTATGGTTTAGGAGGATATGACAGCTACGACTACGGTAGCAGTGGTCTTGGAGGTTATGGTGGATATGGCTCTTCTAGCTTGGGAGGTTATGGTGGTTATGGATCTTCTGGTCTAGGAGGCTACGGAGGTTATGGTTCTTCTGGACTTGGAGGCTATGGAGGATATGGATCTTCTGGACTTGGAGGATATGGAGGCTACGGATCTTCTGGACTTGGAGGTTATGGAGGATATAGACCTGGCTATGGAACAAACTTCTTGGGCTCTTCGTCTGGCCACTATAAACGATAA